Proteins co-encoded in one Solea senegalensis isolate Sse05_10M linkage group LG8, IFAPA_SoseM_1, whole genome shotgun sequence genomic window:
- the LOC122773392 gene encoding signal-induced proliferation-associated 1-like protein 3 isoform X3, giving the protein MKHIQPLLLTCLCPSPEHSNYFGTDDKLGPVAVSIRREKLEDTKDLKDQYQYRLVVRTSELITLRGSILEDTVATTGRHGTVRGLPLKEVLDQVVPELNVSCLRLAVSTPKVTEQLLKLDEQGLSQKHKVGVLLCRAGQSTEEEMYNNEEASPAFSAFLELLGEQVVLKGFNKYAAQLDTKTDSTGTHSLYTTYQGYEVMFHVSTMLPYMPSNPQQLLRKRHIGNDIVTIIFQEPGALPFTPQNIRSHFQHVFVIVRVHSPCSDHTCYSVAVTRMKDVPPFGPSIPIGVTFRDPETFRNFLLAKVINAENAAHKSEKFHTMATRTRQEYLRDLAENYVSSTPLDSSGKLNNLISLASKKRERSKAREGAELGAAGAVAWRVQAQDFSGGGTELPCALGLSAEYVLLTDCSTKEVVFNCFCADVIGWTPERLALKIFYGRGDHIAVRVPEGCAQDIREMVQRLKSLTVGCETVDMTLRRNGLGQLGFHVRLDGTVAEVEEYGFAWQAGLRQGSRLVEICKVAAVTLTHEQMIDLLRTSVTVKVVIIPPYEEGGPRRGCTEEYEMKTIEQKSEPEPLAAGYRPSPRPTWRWDSPPIPSGLQSAPNSQRWAPMGPPPPPLPRSHKTLMPVPYREPQHLNSKRPVSYPENHYTLSPAGGDRGLPYRNPSASFSSPSSGLVGLSAMGVPGITPGPFVRYKHSPDRFGTGQRPLLPYEPHLSVDINSSGESSSGFTSQESTMERGKTEPLWHVPASSSRGPGVGVGQRRIPRQDVPGKDSPNRHSKGETQYSSHSSSNTLSSNASSSHSDERWFDGGAGGERGGGGGDPSDADPDLLNKGGSNDSGIDASTHYTNSRHANMSNNQALKPLHCSATYSGVQELSVGRSSGGGEARRRESSPIIPAEANQNKGYRTRTFPPPGSSAEKMDAFKPRAYTPQGYKTPTAEKARHVRAATATPTSAQLSAIPLSSSAPKALYGKGRQTTWQTEDGSPSNTTTASASLSSNSKKQVDTNSKNVFGQPRLRASLRDLRSPRRTYKSTIEDDLKKLIIMDNPGEMPQRDPSPRRALQRTFSDESLCSGRRDASFANSENQMTATDVLFTCTLPTRRHGSNSSNHLQSKKAPLSASELSLTEVRDKVPPLRRLDPGLMPLPDTACGLEWSSLVSAAKAYEAQRAVSLFSLTEPQGGGPDMRAVVSPVQFQTPQTPRTTPTFSCDEVPNDLSGRLYHLEVMLKQLNTDLEREKKDKVVLLAEMANLRQNNQRLQEESVTASEQLRKFNTFFNTLSKTGSDDEAHSLTHDPDGKRD; this is encoded by the exons atgaaacatatCCAACCCTTGTTGTTGACCTGTCTTTGTCCTTCACCAGAGCACTCAAACTACTTTGGGACAGATGATAAACTGGGTCCTGTGGCGGTGAGCATCCGCAGGGAGAAACTGGAAGACACCAAAGACCTGAAAGACCAGTACCAGTACCGCCTTGTGGTCAGAACCAGCGAG TTGATTACGCTACGAGGCTCCATCTTAGAGGACACGGTGGCTACTACGGGTAGACACGGAACAGTGCGGGGTCTGCCGCTCAAAGAAGTCCTGGACCAGGTAGTCCCCGAGCTCAATGTGTCCTGTCTGAGACTGGCAGTCAGCACTCCCAAAGTCACAGAGCAGCTCCTGAAACTGGATGAACAGGGG TTAAGTCAGAAGCACAAGGTGGGTGTTCTGCTGTGCCGTGCAGGCCAGAGCACAGAGGAAGAGATGTACAACAACGAGGAGGCATCGCCAGCCTTCTCTGCCTTCCTCGAGCTGTTGGGGGAGCAGGTGGTTCTCAAAGGATTCAACAAATACGCTGCACAGCTCGACACAAAGA CGGACTCGACAGGCACCCACTCCCTTTACACAACCTACCAGGGCTATGAGGTCATGTTCCACGTGTCCACCATGCTCCCGTACATGCCCAGCAACCCACAGCAG CTCTTGAGGAAGAGGCACATAGGGAACGACATTGTCACCATAATCTTCCAGGAGCCTGGAGCGTTGCCTTTCACCCCTCAGAATATCCGTTCACACTTCCAGCATGTCTTCGTTATTGTGCGTGTGCACAGCCCCTGCTCTGACCACACCTGTTACAG tgttgctgtgacGAGGATGAAGGACGTGCCTCCGTTTGGCCCATCCATCCCCATTGGCGTAACCTTCCGTGACCCAGAAACCTTTCGTAATTTCCTCCTTGCCAAAGTCATCAATGCAGAAAACGCAGCGCACAAGTCGGAGAAGTTTCACACCATGGCGACACGAACGCGGCAGGAGTACCTGCGTGACTTGGCCGAGAACTACGTCAGCAGCACACCGCTCGACTCATCCGGGAAGCTTAACAACCTCATCTCACTCGCATCCAAAAAGCGCGAGCGTTCCAAAGCAAGGGAGGGGGCAGAGCTGGGAGCTGCAGGTGCCGTCGCCTGGAGGGTGCAGGCTCAGGACTTTAGTGGAGGTGGGACGGAGCTCCCATGTGCCTTAGGCTTGTCAGCTGAATACGTCCTCCTCACTGACTGTTCCACCAAAGAGGTGGTGTTTAACTGTTTCTGTGCGGACGTGATCGGCTGGACACCGGAGCGTCTCGCACTAAAAATCTTTTATGGTAGAGGAGACCACATTGCTGTGAGGGTACCGGAGGGCTGTGCGCAGGACATCAGGGAAATGGTTCAGAGGTTGAAG TCGTTGACGGTTGGATGTGAGACGGTGGATATGACTCTGAGAAGAAATGGACTGGGACAACTGGGCTTCCATGTTCGCCTGGATGGCACCGTGGCTGAG gtGGAGGAGTATGGCTTTGCCTGGCAGGCAGGACTGAGGCAAGGCAGCCGTTTGGTGGAGATCTGCAAGGTGGCCGCGGTGACGTTGACTCACGAGCAGATGATCGACCTGCTGAGGACTTCAGTCACAGTCAAAGTGGTCATCATCCCTCCGTACGAAGAGGGTGGGCCTCGCAG GGGCTGCACAGAGGAGTATGAGATGAAGACCATCGAGCAGAAGTCAGAGCCAGAGCCTCTGGCAGCGGGCTACCGACCCTCTCCTCGTCCAACGTGGAGATGGGACAGCCCACCTATTCCTTCAGGGCTCCAAAGTGCACCGAACTCTCAGCGCTGGGCCCCCATGGgaccccctccacctccactgcCCCGCTCACACAAAACCTTAATGCCAGTTCCTTACAGAGAGCCACAGCACCTCAACTCTAAGAG GCCAGTGAGCTACCCAGAGAACCATTACACTCTGTCTCCTGCAGGGGGCGATAGAGGGCTACCCTACAGAAACCCCTCAGCCAGCTTCTCCTCGCCCTCCTCTGGCCTTGTCGGCCTCTCCGCGATGGGCGTGCCTGGAATCACACCGGGACCTTTCGTACGCTACAAACACTCCCCCGACag ATTTGGAACAggacagcgccccctgctgccttATGAGCCCCACCTCAGCGTGGACATCAACTCCAGTGGGGAGTCTTCTTCAGGCTTCACCAGCCAAGAGAGCACCATGGAGCGCGGCAAAACAG AACCCCTCTGGCATGTCCCAGCATCGTCGTCACGGGGACCAGGTGTTGGCGTGGGACAGAGGAGAATACCCAGACAAGATGTCCCAGGGAAAGACTCTCCAAACAGACACTCAAAG GGTGAGACTCAGTACTCTAGTCACTCCAGCAGTAACACTCTGTCCAGTAACGCCTCCAGCAGCCACAGCGATGAGCGATGGTTtgatggaggagctggaggagagcgaggaggaggcgggggtGACCCATCTGATGCTGACCCCGACCTTCTCAACAAGGGAGGGTCCAACGACAGCGGCATTGACGCCTCGACCCACTACACCAACTCCCGCCATGCAAACATGTCCAACAACCAGGCTCTCAAGCCCTTACACTGCTCTGCGACCTACAGTGGCGTGCAGGAGTTGTCTGTGGGACGGAGCAGCGGCGGGGGAGAAGCAAGGAGACGAGAGTCTTCACCCATCATACCGGCCGAAGCAAACCAGAACAAAGGGTACCGGACAAGGACATTCCCACCTCCTGGGTCCAGTGCTGAAAAAATGGATGCTTTCAAACCCAG GGCCTACACACCGCAGGGTTACAAAACTCCAACGGCAGAGAAAGCAAGACATGTCCGAGCTGCGACAGCGACGCCCACTTCGGCTCAGTTAAGCGCCATTCCTCTGTCAAGCTCCGCCCCCAAGGCCTTATACGGGAAGGGCAGACAAACCACCTGGCAGACTGAAGACGGCAGCCCGTCGAACACAACCACAGCATCTGCCTCTTTaagcagcaacagcaagaa GCAGGTGGATACAAATTCAAAGAACGTGTTTGGACAACCTCGACTCCGAGCCTCACTGAGGGACCTGCGCTCTCCGCGGCGGACTTATAAGAGCACCATCGAAGACGACCTGAAGAAACTGATCATCATGGACAACCCGGGAGAGATGCCACAAAGAGATCCA TCTCCCAGACGAGCTTTACAGCGCACATTTTCAGACGAGTCGCTGTGCAGTGGACGCAGAGACGCCAGCTTCGCCAACTCCGAGAACCAAATGACCGCGACTGATGTACTGTTCACCTGCACTCTGCCCACGCGCAGACACGGCTCCAACTCTTCCAACCACTTGCAGAGCAAGAAGG CGCCTCTGTCTGCGTCCGAGCTGTCTCTCACTGAAGTCAGGGACAAAGTTCCCCCACTGAGGAGGCTCGATCCTGGACTGATGCCTCTTCCTGACACAGCCTGTGGACTGGAGTGGTCCAGCCTGGTCAGTGCTGCTAAAGCCTATGAAG cACAAAGGGCAGTTTCCCTGTTCTCACTGACTGAGCCACAGGGTGGAGGACCTGACATGAGAGCAGTTGTAAGCCCAGTTCAGTTCCAGACTCCGCAGACACCGCGGACCACTCCCACCTTCAGCTG TGACGAGGTGCCCAATGATTTGTCTGGTCGGCTCTACCACCTGGAAGTCATGTTAAAACAGCTGAATACTGATCTGGAGAGG